Part of the Mytilus edulis chromosome 9, xbMytEdul2.2, whole genome shotgun sequence genome, ttgtaaacttttacatTTTGTACAATACCATTAAACCAATATGAATAGTTGTTCTTTATCTTCCAGCATAAATGACCATTCAGATTTCTACACGTATTTACTTACAATATGGACATCTCTTTACACCATATTTGAGAATGGTTATTGGATCAAGACAGAAACTACCCCGTAATACAGCAGACACTAGTTTGTCAAAGTTCTCAACAAAAACAATCTCACAGAAGTTATGTAGCTGTCATTTTCTTACACATAAACTGGTACAGAAGCAAAAGTTACTTTCAATAAATCTACCATCAACTGTAAGACAATCTCTAGAATGTTTATCCACAGAACCAAATTTTGAGCAATTTATAATACAAAGTGAGAGTGATTTTGAAAAGAAAGTTTTGGAGAGTCCAATTCCAGTTGTAGTCTACTTCTATACAAGGTGAGATATTTTGTCAggaaaaatacaatgaatataagATTGAGCTACAAAAAAGATAATACATGTAAGTCTTGATGAGATAATAACGTTCCAAGAATATATAACTTACAGGAATCTATGCATTTGATTTGTGAGAAAAATCTGATAGAACTGTTTCTATAGTATTTCAACAAATCtgacaaaatacaaaaaagaaaatatttaattttgaatctaAACAGAAGAAATACTGAACACTAAGGAAAATATTACTAAAAGTAATTGATACAATTGTTATACCTGCatgtcttattttaataaatttaacatatttatgttttttatttttagaacttgTGTTCCATGTGCAGTAATGGCACCCATACTTGAAGACATTATAGTTTCCTATGGAACAGtcataaattattttaaagttgATGTAGACAGCCACAGAACTTTGGCTAAGACATATGTACAGGGAAAATCAGGGGTATGTATGACTTCTTTGTCTTTGGCTCCGTCCAAGTTTGACTAAGACAAATGTACAAGGTAAATCTTGGGTACTAGTATGTATAACTTTTTTGTCTTTGGCTCCGTCCAGGTTTGACTCAGACACATTTACAGGGTAAATCAGGGGTATGTATGACTTCTTTGTCTTTGGCTCCGTCCAAGTTTGGCTAAGACACATGTACAGGGAAAATCAGGGGAATGTATGACTTCTTTGTCTTTGGCTCTGTCCAGGTTTGACTAAGACATATGTACAGGGTAAATCTAGGGTATATATGGCTTCTGTTTCTTTGGCTCCGTCCAAGTTTGACAAAGACATTTGTACAGGGTCCATCTGGGGTATATATGACTTCTTTATGGTAGgatcaaaataaagtaaaacactCCCAAATCAATATAAGAATTCTGCTCTTGCTAAAATTCaagaaagtaaataaaataaatttgtgtgAAATATCCCCTAGATAGACTTGCAGATAAGAGAACTCAATAAGTTGATGTGCAAGTTttacaccaaaacaaaaaaataaggcATTAAAATCATAAGtataaaaatcagcaaaaacattttgttataaatcttattttgtttttcaggTCAAGATTATGCCAACCCTGATTGGAATGAAGAATGGACAAGTTTTTAGT contains:
- the LOC139487453 gene encoding thioredoxin 1-like; protein product: MTIQISTRIYLQYGHLFTPYLRMVIGSRQKLPRNTADTSLSKFSTKTISQKLCSCHFLTHKLVQKQKLLSINLPSTVRQSLECLSTEPNFEQFIIQSESDFEKKVLESPIPVVVYFYTRTCVPCAVMAPILEDIIVSYGTVINYFKVDVDSHRTLAKTYVQGKSGVKIMPTLIGMKNGQVFSKIRGLKSEEQIKKFVDNLVI